The nucleotide window AATTTATCCGTATTTAGCATATGCAACGATTGAGCAGGCAATTCAGAAAGGGCATATTCCACTCCATTATCAAACAGCGATTCAAAAATACCGTAAGGGCATAACGGATGGCGTTGTCAAAGTGATGTCAAAAATGGGTATTTCAACAGTGCAATCCTATCGTGGTGCGCAAATATTTGAAGCTGTAGGGATTAGTAAAGCTGTTATTGAGGAGCATTTCACAGGAACAGCCTCGCAAATTGATGGCATTGATTTAGAAACGATCGGTGAAGAAACGAAAAAGCGCCATCAAGCTGCACTACAAATGAAGCAGCAGGAGCTTGATTCAGGCAGTGACTTCCAGTGGCGTGCAAATGGTGAGCATCATGCCTTCAACCCAAAAACAATTCATACATTGCAATGGGCAACACGTAAAAATGATTACGGCTTATATCGTATGTATGCCGAAATGGCAAATGAAGAGCGCATCGGCTTTTTACGCAATTTATTCGACTTTAAAAAGGCGGAGAAGCGTTTGCCTTTAGAGGAAGTGGAATCGGTGGAATCAATTGTTAAACGCTTTAAATCAGGGGCAATGTCATTTGGTTCATTATCGAAAGAAGCTCATGAAACATTGGCGATTGCGATGAATCGCCTTGGTGCACGCTCAAATTCTGGAGAAGGTGGCGAAGACCCTGCTCGCTATATACAAGACGCAAACGGTGATAGCCGTCGCAGTGCGATTAAGCAAATTGCCTCAGGACGTTTTGGTGTTAAATCGCATTATTTAGTGAATGCAGAGGAATTGCAAATTAAAATGGCACAAGGGGCAAAGCCTGGTGAAGGCGGACAATTGCCGGGCAATAAAGTATATCCATGGGTGGCAGAGGTACGTGGCTCCACGCCAGGTGTTGGTTTAATTTCTCCACCACCACATCACGATATTTATTCTATTGAGGATATGGCTGAGCTCATTCATGATTTGAAAAATGCCAATCGCTATGCACGAATTTCTGTCAAGCTTGTGGCAAAGGCAGGCGTTGGTACAATTGCAGCTGGCGTAGCAAAAGGAGCGGCAGATGTCATCGTTATTTCAGGCTACGATGGCGGTACAGGTGCTTCACCGAAAACATCAATTAAGCATACAGGCTTACCATGGGAGCTAGGCTTAGCAGAGGCGCATCAAACGCTGATGTTAAATGGCTTGCGTGACCGTGTCGTATTAGAAACAGATGGCAAGCTAATGACAGGAAAAGATGTCATTATGGCAGCACTTTTTGGAGCTGAGGAATATGGCTTTGCGACAGCACCATTAATCGTTTTAGGCTGTGTGATGATGCGTGTTTGTCATTTAGATACATGCCCGGTAGGTGTAGCAACGCAAAATCCAGAGCTACGTGCGAAGTTTATGGGGAATGCAGACCATGTTGTGAACTATTTCCGCTTTGTAGCAGAGGAAATGCGTGAGTATATGGCATTGCTAGGCTTCCGCACAGTAGAGGAAATGGTTGGACGCACAGATGTCCTTGAAGTGTCTAAACGTGCGAAGGCGCATTGGAAGGCAGGACAGCTCGATTTAACAGCGTTACTATATCAGGTGCAAGGCGTGCGTACGAAAGAGCAGGAGCAAGACCATAAAATTGCAGAAAGCTTTGATATGCGTGAGCTGTTGCCAAAGGTGAAACAGAGCATTGCAAGCAGAACACCTATTACATTACACTATCCAATTAAAAATACAGACCGTGTTGTCGGCACAATTATCGGCAGTGAAATATCTCGCTGCTATGGAGAGCAAGGCTTACCAGAGCATACGATTCGCCTAAATTTCACAGGACATGCAGGACAGAGCTTTGGTGCGTTTACGCCTCGTGGTATGACATTAAGCTGTGCAGGAGATGTCAACGATTACTTTGGGAAAGGCTTATCTGGTGGCAAAGTGCTTGCGATTGCACCGATTAAAGGACAGCAAGAGCGCAATGTCATTGCAGGCAATGTTTGTTTATATGGCGCAACAAGTGGTCAGGCATTTATTAATGGGCGAGCAGGGCATCGCTTTGCAGTTCGTAATTCAGGTGCACATATCGTTGTTGAAGGCATTGGAGACCATGGCTGTGAATATATGACAGGTGGCAAAATTATTGTGCTAGGCGATGTAGGACAAAACTTTGCAGCAGGTATGTCAGGCGGTATTGCCTATGTGCTGCCAACAGACGAGGCAGCATTTAAAGCGCAGTGCAATATGGAAATGATTGAATTTGCGAAGCTTGAAGAAAAACAGGAGATGGATATCATCCATGCAATGATTACACAGCACTATGATTATACAAATAGCTCAAAGGCTTATGAGGTGTTAGAAAATTGGGAGCAAACTGTTCAGCGCTTGATCAAAGTTGTGCCAACAGATTATCAGGCGATGCTGAATAAAATTGCTCAGCATGAGGCACAGGGGTTAACAACTGATTTAGCAGCAATGCAGGCATTTGTCGAAGCAACGAGCATAAAAGAGCTAGCTATTTCCAAGTAAAGGGGGGGTCTAGAATGGGAAAAGCTACAGGGTTTATGGAATATAAAAGAGAAAAAACAAAGGAAATCGCGCCACTAGAGCGTATCACAAACTGGAAGGAGTATGCTTCTCGCTTAACAGATGAAGCATTGCAAATACAAGGCGCACGCTGCATGGACTGCGGCACACCATTTTGCCATATGGGTATTGAAATTCGTGGTACAGCAGCGGGCTGTCCAATTCAAAATGTAATTCCAGAATGGAATGATTTAGTTTATCGCGGGCAATGGAAGGAAGCACTAGAGCGCTTGCATATGACGAATAATTTTCCAGAATTCACAGGGCGTGTTTGTCCAGCACCATGTGAAGGGTCTTGTACATTAGCGATTACAGACCCCGCTGTTGCCATTAAGTCGATTGAGCGTACCGTTATTGATAAAGGCTTTGAAAATGGCTGGGTAATACCTCGTATTCCAGCACAGCGCACTGGTAAAAAAGTAGCGATTGTTGGCTCAGGTCCAGCAGGCTTAGCAGCAGCTGACCAATTAAATCAGGCAGGGCATGCTGTGACAGTTTTTGAGCGAGCTGATCGCCTTGGTGGTTTGCTCATGTACGGTATTCCGAATATGAAGCTAGAAAAGGATATTATTGAGCGTCGTGTTGACCTTTTGAGTCAAGAGGGCATTGAATTTATTGTCAATACAGAGGTAGGGAAAGATATTACTGCCGATGAGCTACAGAGCACCTATGATGCTGTTATTTTATGTGTAGGTGCACAAAAGCAGCGCTTGCTTCATATGGAGGGCAGCGACGCAAACGGGATTCATTTAGCGATGGATTATTTAACAGATGTCACAAAAAGCTTATTAGACTCAAACTTTGAGGACGGGCAAGCATTGAATGTAGAGGGGAAGGATGTCATCGTTATTGGTGGTGGCGACACAGGGGCTGACTGTGTGGCAACAGCTATTCGCCAAAAATGCAACTCGGTTTACCAATTTGGTAAGCATCCAAAGCTACCGACAGGACGTACAGAGGAGACACCGTGGCCGAAAGATCCGAATGTTTATACGCTAGATTACGCTTATGCAGAGGTGGAGGCAGCGCAGGGGCATGATCCGCGTGAATATTGCATTCAAACAACGAAAATTGAAAAGGATGCGAGTGGTTGTGTGAAAGCATTGCATACAATTCAAATGGAAAAAGTGCTAGGGGATGATGGCTTCTATTATTTTAAGGAGCTACCTGGCACTGAAAAAATATGGCCAGCTCAGCACGTTTTTGTAGCGATTGGCTTTGAAGGTGTAGAGCATACAGTACCAGAGCATTTTGGTGTGACGATTGCCAACAATCGTATTCAAGCATCTATTAAGGACTTCTCTACAAATGTACCAGGTATTTTTGCGGCAGGTGATGCACGTAGAGGGCAAAGCTTAATTGTTTGGGCGATTAAAGAGGGACGCTCTGTCGCTGCGAGTGTGGATGCCTATTTAATGAAAGAACTAGCGATTTCGCAATAATAATAAATGAGGGAGCGTTCTAATTATGAGCGCTCCTTTATTTGTTAAAAATGCAGATAAAGCAAATTAAAACTTTACGTGCGCTCTAACTATTACTTGAGCCATAATTCTTATTGACAATGAGCTAATTGATAATTGTTGCTACTGCATTATTAATAAATTATGAATTGTTGCATACTGGCTACTATCTTTTTTTACAATTATTTAATTAAAATTATTCTAAACTATTTGCAACACTAGCTCTTTTCAGTTAAGATTGTACATGACAATAATTATGCAATGGGATACCCATGCAATGAACATTATGGAGGTAATTTAATGGCAACTTTAGAAATTAAAGATCTTCACGTTGAAATCGACGGAAAAGAGATTTTAAAAGGTGTAAACCTAACAATCAATACAAATGAAGTACACGCAATTATGGGTCCTAACGGTACTGGTAAATCTACGTTAGCATCTGCAATTATGGGTCATCCTAAATATGAAGTAACACAAGGCGAAGTATTATTAGATGGTGAAAATGTGTTAGAAATGGAAGTTGACGAGCGTGCAAAAGCTGGTTTATTCCTTGCAATGCAATACCCATCTGAAATCGCTGGTGTAACAAACGCAGACTTCCTACGCTCAGCAATCAATGCGCGTCGCGAAGAAGGCGATGAAATTTCTTTAATGAAATTTATCCGCGAATTAGATAAAACGATGGACTTTTTAGAAATGCCAGAGGAAATGGGTCAACGTTACTTAAACGAAGGCTTCTCTGGTGGTGAGAAAAAGCGTAACGAAATTTTACAATTAATGATGATTAAGCCAACATTCGCAATTCTTGATGAAATCGACTCAGGTCTTGATATCGATGCATTAAAAGTGGTATCTAAAGGCATTAACGAAATGCGCGGCGAAGGCTTCGGCTGCTTAATGATTACGCACTATCAACGCTTATTAAACTATATCACACCAGACCATGTACACGTAATGATGCAAGGTAAAGTTGTGAAATCTGGCGGTGCAGAGCTTGCACAACGCTTAGAGGCAGATGGTTACGACTGGATTAAGCAAGAGCTAGGTATCGAAGAAGAAACTGTAGAAGCAGAAGCATAATTAGAGGAGGACGAACAAGATGACGGTGGAAACAAAATTGGCGTTATCAGCACAAGAAGTACGCTCGTTCTCACAAAGCAACAATGAGCCAGCGTGGTTTGCTGATTTCCGCGAGGCGGCACTTGCACAAGCGGCAGAGCTAGCATTACCAACGCCTGATAAAACGAATATTAAAAAATGGAACTTTACTGAATTCCCTAAACATACAGTAGAAAGTGCACCATACGCATCATTAGATAGCTTACCAGCAGAGGTAGCTGCTTTAATCGATGTAGAGGGGCAACAAAATCTTTACATTCAACGCAATAACACACCAGCATTTAGCAAAGTTTCAGAAGAGCTAAAAGCACAAGGTGTTATTTTCACAGATATTTTAACAGCAGTTCGTGAGCATAGCGATTTAGTACAAAAATATTTCATGACAACGGCTGTTAAAGTAGATGAGCATAAATTAGCTGCTTACCATGCAGCACTTGTCAATGGTGGCGTATTTGTTTACGTACCACGCAACGTTGTTGTAGAAGAGCCATTACAAGTTGTTTTTGTTAATGATGATGCAGATGCTTCATTATTTAACCACGTATTAGTTGTAGCTGAAGAATCTTCAAGTGTAACATATGTTGAAACATATGTATCGACAATTGAAGAATCAAAGGGACAAGCAAATATCATTGCGGAAGTTGTTATCAAAGACAATGCGCAAGTTGTTTACGGTGCTGTAGATGTTCTTGCAAAAGGCTTTACAACATATGTAAACCGTCGTGCAAACATTGCACGTGATGGCAAAATTGAATGGGCACTTGGCTTAATGAATGATTCAGATACAATTTCTGAAAATATTTCACATTTAATCGGCGATGGCTCTGTTGCAGATACGAAAACAGTTGTTGTTGGTCGCGGTACGCAAAAGCAAAACTTCACAACAGAAGTACGCCACTGGGGTAAAAACTCTGATGGGCAAATTTTAAAGCACGGTGTAATGAAAGACGGTGCACAATCTATTTTCAACGGTATCGGTAAAATCGAGCATGGTGCAACAAAGGCAAACGCAGAGCAAGAATCACGCGTTCTAATGCTTTCTGAAAAAGCACGTGGCGATGCTAACCCAATTCTTTTAATTGATGAAGACGATGTAACAGCAGGACACGCAGCATCTGTAGGTCGTGTTGACCCGATTCAGCTTTACTATTTAATGAGTCGCGGTATTTCAAAAGCAGAGGCAGAGCGTCTTGTCATTCACGGATTCCTTGCGCCAGTTGTGACAAAGTTGCCAATCGAGGGCGTTAAAAAGCAACTGACGGAGGTTATCGAAAGGAAAGTTCGATAATGAATATAAAAGACATAAAAAACTATTTTCCTGTGCTAAATCAAGAGGTAAATGGGCATCCGCTCGTTTACCTTGATAGTGCAGCAACGTCGCAAAAGCCTATTCAAGTGATTGAAGCATTAAAAAAATATTACGAATTTGATAATTCGAACGTCCATCGTGGAGTGCATACTTTAGGAAACCGCGCAACGGATTCTTATGAGGGTGCACGCGAAAAGGTACGTAAATTTATTAATGCTCGTTCTACAAAGGAAATTATTTTCACACGTGGTACAACAACAGCTTTAAATACAGTGGCAGCAGGCTATGGTCGTCAAACGCTGCAAGAGGGTGACGAAATTGTCATTACGTATATGGAGCACCACTCGAATATTATCCCATGGCAGCAGCTTGCGAAAGAAAAGGGAGCTGTGCTGAAATATATTGATTTACAACAAGATGGCACGATTTCTTTAGATGCAGTGCGTGCAGCAATTACTAGCAAAACAAAAATTGTCTCTATTATGTACGTATCGAATGTTTTAGGAACGATTAATCCAATTAAGGATATTGCGAAAATTGCGCATGACAACGGAGCAATTATCGTTGTTGATGCAGCACAGGCAGCACCACATGTCAAAGTCGATGTGCAAGATTTAGATTGTGACTTTTTAGCGTTTTCTGGGCATAAAATGTGTGCGCCAACAGGTATTGGTGTACTATATGGAAAAGAGGCGCTTTTAGACAACATGGAGCCAATCGAATTTGGCGGTGAAATGATTGATTTCGTAGGTCTTTATGAGTCAACATGGAAAGAGCTACCGTGGAAATTTGAAGGTGGTACACCAATCATTGCAGGAGCAATCGGCTTAGGTGCAGCAATCGATTTCTTAAATGAAATCGGCTTAGATAATATAGCTGCACATGAGCATAAATTAGCTGCATATGCAATGGATGAGCTAGAGAAAATCGAAGGCTTACAAATTTTTGGTCCTCGCGATCCAATGCAGCGCTGTGGACTTGTGACATTTAACTTAGATGATGTCCATCCACATGATGTTGCAACAGTATTAGATATGAATGGAATCGCAGTACGAGCTGGTCACCACTGTGCTCAACCGTTAATGAAATGGCTTCAAGTAACTGCAACAGCACGTGCAAGCTTCTATCTATATAATGATGAA belongs to Lysinibacillus louembei and includes:
- the gltB gene encoding glutamate synthase large subunit, with product MTFHQLPVTQGLYSPEFEHDACGIGMYANIKGQPSHDIVKNGLEMLCRLEHRAGRGSDGKTGDGAGLMVQIPDAFFKTQCPELQLPNKGMYGVGQLFFTNNEEQRKAIEEKINELIAQEGQQLIAWRTVPINKECLSEVAKATAPIVRQVFIAANTTDNLAFERKLYLIRKQAEHWAKAQNYTFYCPSMSSQTIVFKGLLAPEEVREFYLDLQDEHFVSALALVHSRYSTNTFPSWERAHPNRYIIHNGEINTLRGNINWMQAREQQFISEAFGEDLQKILPIIDTTGSDSSMLDNAFEFFVLAGRTPAHTAMMLIPEPWTENPRIAKERKAFYQYHASLMEPWDGPTAICFTDGKQIGAILDRNGLRPGRLYVTKDDHIIFSSETGVIDIAEENVLYKDRLSPGRMLLVDLEQGKIISDDELKAEMAAAYPYAEWLEEHMVKLEAKEEPSVQVQNITRQQQIYGYTFEDIQKYIVPLAKEGKDPLGAMGNDTPLAVLSERPQSLFNYFKQLFAQVTNPPIDSIREHVVTSTMTLLGAEGNLLHPTAANARRIFLDTPILTHGEYTELLKQSDFQYTVMDLTFKESLAEELQRIQQQAKKAIGHGATLLILTDQNEDITIPTVPILLAASSLHQYLVRTGLRTKVSIIVSSGEAREVHHFAALIGFGVDAIYPYLAYATIEQAIQKGHIPLHYQTAIQKYRKGITDGVVKVMSKMGISTVQSYRGAQIFEAVGISKAVIEEHFTGTASQIDGIDLETIGEETKKRHQAALQMKQQELDSGSDFQWRANGEHHAFNPKTIHTLQWATRKNDYGLYRMYAEMANEERIGFLRNLFDFKKAEKRLPLEEVESVESIVKRFKSGAMSFGSLSKEAHETLAIAMNRLGARSNSGEGGEDPARYIQDANGDSRRSAIKQIASGRFGVKSHYLVNAEELQIKMAQGAKPGEGGQLPGNKVYPWVAEVRGSTPGVGLISPPPHHDIYSIEDMAELIHDLKNANRYARISVKLVAKAGVGTIAAGVAKGAADVIVISGYDGGTGASPKTSIKHTGLPWELGLAEAHQTLMLNGLRDRVVLETDGKLMTGKDVIMAALFGAEEYGFATAPLIVLGCVMMRVCHLDTCPVGVATQNPELRAKFMGNADHVVNYFRFVAEEMREYMALLGFRTVEEMVGRTDVLEVSKRAKAHWKAGQLDLTALLYQVQGVRTKEQEQDHKIAESFDMRELLPKVKQSIASRTPITLHYPIKNTDRVVGTIIGSEISRCYGEQGLPEHTIRLNFTGHAGQSFGAFTPRGMTLSCAGDVNDYFGKGLSGGKVLAIAPIKGQQERNVIAGNVCLYGATSGQAFINGRAGHRFAVRNSGAHIVVEGIGDHGCEYMTGGKIIVLGDVGQNFAAGMSGGIAYVLPTDEAAFKAQCNMEMIEFAKLEEKQEMDIIHAMITQHYDYTNSSKAYEVLENWEQTVQRLIKVVPTDYQAMLNKIAQHEAQGLTTDLAAMQAFVEATSIKELAISK
- a CDS encoding glutamate synthase subunit beta, giving the protein MGKATGFMEYKREKTKEIAPLERITNWKEYASRLTDEALQIQGARCMDCGTPFCHMGIEIRGTAAGCPIQNVIPEWNDLVYRGQWKEALERLHMTNNFPEFTGRVCPAPCEGSCTLAITDPAVAIKSIERTVIDKGFENGWVIPRIPAQRTGKKVAIVGSGPAGLAAADQLNQAGHAVTVFERADRLGGLLMYGIPNMKLEKDIIERRVDLLSQEGIEFIVNTEVGKDITADELQSTYDAVILCVGAQKQRLLHMEGSDANGIHLAMDYLTDVTKSLLDSNFEDGQALNVEGKDVIVIGGGDTGADCVATAIRQKCNSVYQFGKHPKLPTGRTEETPWPKDPNVYTLDYAYAEVEAAQGHDPREYCIQTTKIEKDASGCVKALHTIQMEKVLGDDGFYYFKELPGTEKIWPAQHVFVAIGFEGVEHTVPEHFGVTIANNRIQASIKDFSTNVPGIFAAGDARRGQSLIVWAIKEGRSVAASVDAYLMKELAISQ
- the sufC gene encoding Fe-S cluster assembly ATPase SufC, yielding MATLEIKDLHVEIDGKEILKGVNLTINTNEVHAIMGPNGTGKSTLASAIMGHPKYEVTQGEVLLDGENVLEMEVDERAKAGLFLAMQYPSEIAGVTNADFLRSAINARREEGDEISLMKFIRELDKTMDFLEMPEEMGQRYLNEGFSGGEKKRNEILQLMMIKPTFAILDEIDSGLDIDALKVVSKGINEMRGEGFGCLMITHYQRLLNYITPDHVHVMMQGKVVKSGGAELAQRLEADGYDWIKQELGIEEETVEAEA
- the sufD gene encoding Fe-S cluster assembly protein SufD, whose protein sequence is MTVETKLALSAQEVRSFSQSNNEPAWFADFREAALAQAAELALPTPDKTNIKKWNFTEFPKHTVESAPYASLDSLPAEVAALIDVEGQQNLYIQRNNTPAFSKVSEELKAQGVIFTDILTAVREHSDLVQKYFMTTAVKVDEHKLAAYHAALVNGGVFVYVPRNVVVEEPLQVVFVNDDADASLFNHVLVVAEESSSVTYVETYVSTIEESKGQANIIAEVVIKDNAQVVYGAVDVLAKGFTTYVNRRANIARDGKIEWALGLMNDSDTISENISHLIGDGSVADTKTVVVGRGTQKQNFTTEVRHWGKNSDGQILKHGVMKDGAQSIFNGIGKIEHGATKANAEQESRVLMLSEKARGDANPILLIDEDDVTAGHAASVGRVDPIQLYYLMSRGISKAEAERLVIHGFLAPVVTKLPIEGVKKQLTEVIERKVR
- a CDS encoding cysteine desulfurase → MNIKDIKNYFPVLNQEVNGHPLVYLDSAATSQKPIQVIEALKKYYEFDNSNVHRGVHTLGNRATDSYEGAREKVRKFINARSTKEIIFTRGTTTALNTVAAGYGRQTLQEGDEIVITYMEHHSNIIPWQQLAKEKGAVLKYIDLQQDGTISLDAVRAAITSKTKIVSIMYVSNVLGTINPIKDIAKIAHDNGAIIVVDAAQAAPHVKVDVQDLDCDFLAFSGHKMCAPTGIGVLYGKEALLDNMEPIEFGGEMIDFVGLYESTWKELPWKFEGGTPIIAGAIGLGAAIDFLNEIGLDNIAAHEHKLAAYAMDELEKIEGLQIFGPRDPMQRCGLVTFNLDDVHPHDVATVLDMNGIAVRAGHHCAQPLMKWLQVTATARASFYLYNDEADIDRLVAGLRSAKEYFNDVF